Proteins encoded within one genomic window of Mycolicibacterium monacense:
- a CDS encoding ABC transporter permease has protein sequence MRELWDYLRTHQAQLIFDSYQHVSAVVQSVLIAAVVGVAIGVLTYRNATAANLATATSSVILTVPAFALLGLLIPLFGLGVVPSVAALVLYSLLPIIRNTIVGLNAVDPALTDAARGIGMSRLATLGRVELRLVWPSILSAMRISTQMSMGVLAIAAYVKGPGLGNLIFAGLARVGSPTAVPMALTGTLLIVILALVLDAVLVLIGRLTTSKGIR, from the coding sequence GTGCGGGAGCTGTGGGACTACCTCAGAACCCATCAGGCTCAGCTGATCTTCGACTCCTACCAGCACGTCAGCGCGGTGGTGCAGAGCGTGCTCATCGCGGCCGTGGTCGGCGTCGCGATCGGGGTGCTGACCTACCGCAACGCCACCGCGGCCAACCTCGCCACCGCGACGTCGAGTGTGATCCTCACCGTGCCGGCGTTCGCGCTGCTGGGTCTGCTGATCCCGCTCTTCGGGCTCGGCGTGGTGCCCAGCGTGGCGGCGCTGGTCCTGTACTCGCTGTTGCCGATCATCCGCAACACGATCGTCGGGCTCAACGCCGTCGATCCCGCGCTGACCGACGCGGCGCGGGGGATCGGCATGAGCCGACTGGCCACGCTCGGCCGTGTCGAACTGCGGCTGGTGTGGCCGTCGATCCTGTCGGCCATGCGGATCAGCACCCAGATGTCGATGGGGGTGCTGGCCATCGCCGCCTACGTCAAAGGCCCAGGACTCGGGAACCTGATCTTCGCCGGGCTCGCCCGCGTCGGCAGCCCCACCGCCGTCCCCATGGCGCTGACCGGAACCCTGCTGATCGTCATCCTCGCCCTCGTCCTCGACGCGGTGCTGGTGCTGATCGGGCGGCTCACCACATCGAAAGGCATTCGATGA
- a CDS encoding ATP-binding cassette domain-containing protein, with the protein MTTQYGATVTDPSGVRIELDHVSKVYPGATEPAVDDASLDIPAGEIVVFVGPSGCGKTTMMRMINRLSEPTSGRIRIGDVDALSIKPTELRRKIGYSIQQAGLFPHMTIRQNVGLVPGLLRWDRKRIASRVDELLDLVGLDPGQYADRYPRQLSGGQQQRVGVARALAADPPVLLMDEPFGAVDPITRSTLQDELLRLQTELRKTIVFVTHDFGEAVKLGDRIAVLGPRSKLLQYDTPQNILANPADETVAGFVGSGASLRQLGLMRVKDIELRQHLAVHAEDPVEQVRDQLAAGDADWAVILDQRDRPVKWVRENRLRHAASLSEAAEDLDVVSTHSTLEDALEAILAEQHASAVVTGAGGRYAGLVTLEMLIDTITRLRAEANAENPEP; encoded by the coding sequence ATGACAACACAGTACGGTGCGACGGTGACCGATCCGTCCGGGGTGCGCATCGAACTCGACCACGTGTCCAAGGTCTATCCGGGTGCCACCGAACCCGCGGTCGACGACGCGTCGCTGGACATCCCGGCCGGTGAGATCGTCGTCTTCGTCGGCCCGTCCGGGTGCGGCAAGACGACGATGATGCGAATGATCAACCGGCTCTCCGAGCCGACATCGGGCCGGATCCGCATCGGCGACGTGGACGCGCTGTCGATCAAACCGACGGAACTGCGGCGCAAGATCGGTTACTCCATCCAGCAGGCGGGTCTGTTCCCGCACATGACGATCCGCCAGAACGTCGGACTGGTGCCCGGGCTGTTGCGCTGGGACCGCAAACGCATCGCGTCGCGGGTCGACGAACTGCTCGATCTGGTCGGACTCGATCCGGGGCAGTACGCCGACCGGTATCCGCGCCAGTTGTCCGGCGGTCAGCAGCAGCGCGTCGGTGTCGCCCGGGCGCTGGCCGCCGACCCTCCGGTGCTGTTGATGGACGAACCGTTCGGCGCCGTCGACCCGATCACCCGCAGCACTCTGCAGGACGAATTGCTGCGCCTGCAAACCGAATTGCGCAAGACCATCGTGTTCGTCACCCACGACTTCGGCGAGGCGGTCAAACTCGGCGACCGGATCGCGGTGCTCGGGCCGCGGTCGAAGCTGCTGCAGTACGACACCCCGCAGAACATCCTCGCCAACCCTGCCGACGAGACGGTGGCCGGATTCGTCGGGTCCGGCGCCTCGCTGCGCCAACTGGGGTTGATGCGGGTCAAGGACATCGAGTTGCGTCAGCACCTCGCGGTCCACGCCGAGGACCCGGTCGAGCAGGTGCGCGACCAGTTGGCGGCCGGCGACGCCGACTGGGCGGTCATTCTCGACCAGCGGGACCGCCCGGTGAAGTGGGTGCGCGAGAACCGGCTGCGGCACGCCGCGTCGCTCTCGGAGGCCGCCGAGGACCTCGACGTCGTCAGCACACACTCCACCCTGGAGGACGCCCTCGAAGCCATCCTCGCCGAACAGCACGCGTCCGCGGTGGTCACCGGTGCCGGCGGCCGATACGCCGGTCTGGTCACCCTCGAGATGCTCATCGACACCATCACCCGGCTGCGCGCGGAGGCCAACGCGGAGAACCCGGAACCGTGA
- the cobG gene encoding precorrin-3B synthase: MTTRSRDQDACPGALSVHRAADGALARVRLPGGMLSGAALTALAQAATRFGSPDLELTSRGNLQIRGITDTGAVADAVAAAGLLPSPTHERVRNIVASPLSGRSGGLADLRPLVLDLDAAIRREPVLAESSGRFWFGLDDGRGDISGLGTDVGVHALDGELAALLLAGRDTGVRLSLDDAVRTLIEVAVRFVAVRGNAWRVGELATPQDLLAGVAVTAEPGATWPPVVRPPVGWIAQDDGRVTLGAGIPLGVLPARTAEFVGAVEAPVVITPWRSLLICDLDEGVADVALRVLAPMGLVFDENSPWLDVSACTGSPGCERSAADVRADAAAAVDAPAPGHRHFVGCERACGSPPVGEVLIAGPDGYRPRRRPS; the protein is encoded by the coding sequence GTGACGACTCGATCCCGCGATCAGGACGCGTGCCCGGGTGCCCTCTCGGTGCACCGGGCCGCTGACGGCGCGCTGGCCCGGGTCCGGCTGCCCGGCGGCATGCTCTCCGGCGCCGCGCTCACCGCTCTCGCGCAGGCCGCCACCCGCTTCGGCTCACCGGATCTGGAACTGACGTCGCGCGGCAACCTCCAGATCCGCGGCATCACCGACACCGGAGCGGTGGCCGATGCGGTCGCGGCGGCCGGTCTGCTGCCGTCGCCGACCCACGAGCGGGTCCGCAACATCGTCGCCTCTCCCCTGTCCGGGCGCTCCGGCGGGCTCGCCGACCTGCGCCCCCTGGTGCTCGACCTCGACGCGGCGATCCGGCGGGAACCCGTACTCGCCGAGTCCTCCGGCCGGTTCTGGTTCGGCCTCGACGACGGTCGCGGCGACATCTCCGGCCTGGGCACCGACGTCGGTGTGCACGCCCTCGACGGCGAGTTGGCGGCGCTGCTGCTGGCCGGCCGGGACACCGGCGTGCGCCTGTCCCTCGACGATGCGGTGCGCACGCTCATCGAGGTGGCGGTCCGGTTCGTCGCGGTACGGGGCAACGCCTGGCGCGTCGGTGAACTCGCCACACCGCAGGATCTGCTCGCCGGCGTCGCGGTCACCGCGGAGCCGGGTGCGACCTGGCCCCCGGTGGTCCGTCCGCCGGTCGGCTGGATCGCCCAGGACGACGGCCGGGTCACCCTGGGCGCCGGGATTCCGCTCGGTGTGCTGCCCGCCAGGACCGCCGAATTCGTCGGCGCGGTCGAGGCGCCGGTGGTCATCACGCCATGGCGGTCCCTGCTGATCTGCGACCTCGACGAAGGCGTCGCGGACGTGGCCCTTCGGGTGCTGGCGCCGATGGGGCTGGTGTTCGACGAGAACTCCCCCTGGCTCGACGTCAGCGCCTGCACGGGAAGCCCGGGCTGCGAACGTTCGGCCGCCGACGTGCGCGCCGATGCCGCCGCCGCGGTCGACGCCCCCGCGCCGGGTCATCGTCACTTTGTCGGGTGCGAACGCGCCTGCGGCAGCCCGCCGGTCGGCGAGGTGCTGATCGCGGGCCCGGACGGTTATCGGCCGCGCCGACGCCCGTCGTAG
- a CDS encoding ABC transporter permease: protein MTTVADRNAPKATAGERLRLLIQPGLVLVVGAAVVFWAFNRDLTATQQENINPGNVATLIWQHLLITAAVTAIVLAVGVPLGVLVTRPGAKALRPLFIGIANIGQAAPAIGLLVLLFLLTARTGFWIGVLPIALYSLLPVLASTILGLDQVDRSLIDAGLGQGMSRVGLLARVELPLAVPYILAGMRTSLVLAVGTATLSFLVNAGGLGILIDTGYKLQDNVTLVLGSVLAVCLALLVDWLGGLAEFFLNPKGLR, encoded by the coding sequence GTGACCACCGTCGCCGACCGCAACGCCCCGAAGGCCACCGCCGGGGAACGGCTGCGGCTGCTCATCCAGCCCGGCCTCGTGCTCGTCGTCGGCGCCGCGGTGGTGTTCTGGGCGTTCAACCGCGATCTCACCGCGACGCAGCAGGAGAACATCAACCCCGGCAACGTGGCCACGCTGATCTGGCAGCATCTGCTCATCACCGCGGCGGTGACCGCGATCGTGCTGGCGGTCGGGGTGCCGTTGGGCGTCCTCGTCACCCGACCCGGCGCAAAAGCGTTGCGGCCGTTGTTCATCGGCATCGCCAACATCGGGCAGGCAGCGCCCGCGATCGGCCTGCTGGTGCTGCTCTTCCTGCTCACCGCGCGGACCGGCTTCTGGATCGGCGTGCTCCCGATCGCGCTGTACTCACTGCTTCCGGTGTTGGCGAGCACCATCCTCGGCCTCGATCAGGTGGACCGCTCGCTCATCGACGCCGGACTCGGACAGGGGATGTCGCGGGTGGGTCTGCTCGCGCGGGTGGAGCTCCCGCTGGCGGTGCCCTACATCCTCGCCGGGATGCGCACGTCACTGGTGCTCGCCGTGGGCACCGCGACGCTGTCGTTCCTCGTCAACGCGGGCGGCCTCGGCATCCTCATCGACACCGGCTACAAGCTGCAGGACAACGTCACGCTGGTCCTCGGCAGCGTGCTCGCCGTGTGTCTTGCCCTGCTGGTCGACTGGCTCGGCGGGCTCGCCGAGTTCTTCCTGAACCCGAAGGGGCTGCGATGA
- a CDS encoding cyclic nucleotide-binding domain-containing protein codes for MKARAKQDEEDVRRLREFAEFADFSDDDLRRLVRAAHRTSTSAPWPLIHEQTPSDACFILLSGSASVYLGRDRVAELSPGEVIGESALRQGKLRSATVTTTGPAEVLRIGREDFAQLLDEIPALRGTVDDTVARHTSGTPATE; via the coding sequence ATGAAAGCCCGCGCCAAGCAAGACGAGGAAGACGTCCGCCGGCTTCGCGAGTTCGCCGAATTCGCGGACTTCTCCGACGACGATCTCCGGCGTCTCGTTCGAGCGGCACACCGCACCTCGACCTCGGCGCCGTGGCCGTTGATCCACGAGCAGACCCCGTCGGACGCCTGCTTCATCCTGCTGAGCGGATCAGCCTCGGTGTACCTCGGCCGCGACCGCGTGGCGGAGTTGTCGCCGGGTGAGGTCATCGGCGAATCAGCCCTGCGTCAGGGGAAGCTGCGGTCGGCGACCGTGACGACGACGGGTCCGGCGGAGGTGTTGCGCATCGGCCGGGAGGACTTCGCGCAGCTGCTCGACGAGATCCCCGCGCTGCGCGGAACGGTCGACGACACCGTCGCGCGTCACACGTCGGGGACGCCGGCGACCGAGTAG
- the cobM gene encoding precorrin-4 C(11)-methyltransferase: MTVYFIGAGPGAADLITVRGQRLLGRCPVCLYAGSIMPEDLLALCPPDARIVDTGPLTLDQIVDELAQAHADGKDVARLHSGDPSIYSALAEQCRRLDALGVDYEIVPGVPAFAAAAAALGHELTVPGVSQTVTLSRVATLSTAMPPGEDLRTLSASGGTLVLHLAAAQIDNIVPELLAGGYRPETPCAVVAFASWPEEIVLRGTLADIAAQMHDAAVTRTAVIVIGDVLAAGGTESYLYSSGRVRRGRH, encoded by the coding sequence GTGACGGTCTACTTCATCGGGGCCGGTCCGGGGGCCGCCGATCTGATCACAGTGCGCGGACAACGGCTGCTCGGCCGGTGTCCGGTGTGCCTGTACGCCGGTTCGATCATGCCCGAGGACCTGTTGGCGCTGTGCCCGCCGGATGCGCGCATCGTCGACACCGGCCCGCTCACGCTCGACCAGATCGTCGACGAACTCGCACAGGCGCACGCCGACGGCAAGGACGTGGCGCGTCTGCACTCCGGGGATCCGTCGATCTACAGCGCGCTGGCCGAACAGTGCCGCCGCCTCGACGCGCTGGGCGTGGACTACGAGATCGTGCCCGGGGTGCCCGCGTTCGCGGCCGCGGCGGCCGCGCTGGGCCACGAACTCACCGTGCCGGGCGTATCCCAGACCGTCACCCTGAGCCGGGTCGCCACACTGTCGACGGCCATGCCGCCCGGTGAGGATCTGCGCACCCTGTCCGCGTCGGGCGGCACCCTGGTGCTGCACCTGGCCGCCGCGCAGATCGACAACATCGTGCCCGAACTGCTCGCCGGCGGCTATCGCCCGGAAACACCGTGTGCCGTCGTGGCATTCGCGAGCTGGCCGGAGGAGATCGTATTGCGCGGCACCCTGGCCGACATCGCCGCGCAGATGCACGACGCCGCCGTCACCCGCACCGCGGTGATCGTCATCGGTGACGTGCTGGCGGCCGGCGGCACCGAGAGCTACCTGTACTCGTCGGGGCGCGTGCGGCGCGGGCGGCACTGA
- a CDS encoding phosphotransferase family protein, producing MQALIPAKPADVTPEWLGAALTRDGSPVEVRAIDTVAIGTGQTGATYRVSVTYADPQPDLPTSFAIKLPSQDDAVRDRVAIGYRSEHAFYTNLAEQVQIPIPPCYHCEIAGEGVDFVLLLGDMAPAVQGDQIAGCSAEEARLAVEALADLHGPTWCDPQWADFPGIAMPKPEPASAQGFGEVATMATGITLDRLGDRMRPEDRETLSAAMSVVTPWLLSEPDRFAVLHGDYRLDNMLFDPDRSRITVVDWQTLGSGLPARDLSYFTATSLQPETRAAVERDLVDAYHRRLLSHGVTGYDSETCWRDYRLGMLQAPLITVLGCAFATSTERGDEMMLVMAARGCQAIRELGTLDLIAPAT from the coding sequence GTGCAGGCCCTCATTCCCGCTAAGCCGGCAGATGTCACCCCGGAGTGGTTGGGAGCGGCGTTGACCCGCGACGGTTCGCCGGTCGAGGTCCGCGCGATCGACACCGTGGCCATCGGTACCGGACAGACCGGCGCCACCTACCGGGTGTCGGTCACCTACGCCGATCCGCAGCCCGACCTGCCCACCTCGTTCGCGATCAAGCTGCCGTCCCAGGACGATGCGGTGCGCGACCGGGTCGCGATCGGCTACCGCTCCGAGCATGCGTTCTACACGAATCTCGCCGAGCAGGTGCAGATCCCGATCCCGCCGTGCTATCACTGCGAGATCGCCGGGGAGGGCGTCGATTTCGTGCTGCTGCTCGGGGACATGGCGCCCGCGGTGCAGGGCGACCAGATCGCCGGCTGCAGCGCCGAGGAGGCGCGCCTCGCGGTCGAGGCGTTGGCCGATCTGCACGGTCCGACGTGGTGCGACCCGCAGTGGGCGGATTTCCCCGGTATCGCGATGCCCAAGCCGGAACCGGCGTCGGCGCAGGGTTTCGGCGAAGTGGCGACCATGGCGACGGGCATCACGCTGGACCGTCTCGGCGACCGGATGCGCCCCGAGGATCGCGAAACGCTGAGCGCCGCAATGTCGGTGGTGACGCCGTGGCTGCTGTCCGAACCGGACCGGTTCGCGGTGCTGCACGGCGACTACCGGCTCGACAACATGCTCTTCGACCCGGACCGGTCACGGATCACCGTGGTGGACTGGCAGACCCTCGGCTCCGGGCTGCCGGCCAGGGACCTGTCCTACTTCACCGCGACCAGCCTGCAGCCGGAGACCAGGGCGGCCGTCGAACGCGATCTGGTCGACGCCTACCACCGGCGGCTGCTCAGCCACGGCGTGACCGGATATGACAGCGAAACCTGTTGGCGCGATTACCGTTTGGGCATGCTGCAGGCTCCGCTGATCACAGTGCTCGGCTGTGCGTTCGCCACGTCCACCGAGCGTGGCGACGAGATGATGCTGGTGATGGCCGCCCGCGGATGTCAGGCGATCCGCGAGTTGGGCACCCTCGACCTCATCGCGCCAGCGACCTGA
- a CDS encoding TauD/TfdA dioxygenase family protein has translation MSSRVVKLGANIGARIEGVRVGGGLDPVTVTAINEALLEHKVIFFRGQHHLDDDGQLAFARRLGTPTTAHPTVTSRGHRILPIDSRYDKANSWHTDVTFVDRIPKASLLRAVTLPAYGGTTTWASTEAAYDQLPAPLRALVENLWAVHTNQFDYAADYDGRREALAATEREYREEFVSEYFETEHPVVRIHPETGRRVLLLGHFIKQFVGLGVAESTALLALLQNRVTKLENTVRWSWEPGDLAVWDNRATQHYAVADYDDQYRRLSRVTLAGDIPVDVYGQHSRVVAGDASGYSEVVAPVALAS, from the coding sequence ATGTCGTCACGAGTGGTGAAGCTGGGCGCCAACATCGGGGCCCGGATCGAGGGGGTCCGGGTCGGTGGCGGGCTGGACCCGGTGACCGTGACCGCGATCAACGAGGCGTTGCTCGAACACAAGGTGATCTTCTTCCGCGGTCAGCACCACCTCGACGACGACGGGCAGCTGGCGTTCGCGCGACGGCTGGGCACCCCGACCACGGCCCATCCGACGGTGACCTCGCGCGGGCACCGGATCCTGCCGATCGACTCGCGCTACGACAAGGCCAACAGCTGGCACACCGACGTCACGTTCGTCGATCGCATCCCCAAGGCCTCGCTGCTGCGCGCCGTCACCCTGCCGGCGTACGGGGGCACCACCACGTGGGCGTCGACGGAGGCCGCGTACGACCAGCTGCCGGCACCGTTGCGGGCGCTGGTGGAGAACCTGTGGGCGGTGCACACCAACCAGTTCGACTACGCCGCCGACTACGACGGCCGTCGGGAGGCGCTGGCCGCCACCGAACGCGAGTACCGCGAGGAGTTCGTGTCCGAGTACTTCGAGACCGAACACCCGGTGGTGCGCATCCACCCCGAGACGGGCCGGAGGGTGCTGCTGCTCGGCCACTTCATCAAGCAGTTCGTCGGCCTGGGGGTCGCCGAGTCGACCGCACTGCTCGCGCTGCTGCAGAACCGCGTGACCAAGCTGGAGAACACCGTGCGGTGGAGTTGGGAACCGGGTGATCTGGCCGTCTGGGACAACCGCGCGACCCAGCACTACGCGGTGGCCGACTACGACGACCAGTACCGGCGGCTGAGCCGCGTCACGCTGGCCGGCGACATCCCCGTCGACGTGTACGGGCAGCACAGCCGGGTCGTCGCCGGTGACGCCTCGGGCTACTCCGAAGTGGTGGCACCGGTCGCGCTGGCGAGTTGA
- a CDS encoding precorrin-8X methylmutase, with the protein MLDYIRDAAEIYRQSFATIRDEADLARFPDDVARVVVRLIHTCGQVDVADHVAFSDDVVSRAQAALAAGAPVLCDSSMVAAGITRSRLPADNEVVSLVADPRAPELAARLGFTRSAAAVDLWADRLGGAVLAIGNAPTALFRLLELIDQGAPVPAAVLGGPVGFVGSAQSKDELIARPRGMAYLVVTGRRGGSAMAAAAVNAIASERE; encoded by the coding sequence GTGCTGGACTACATCCGCGACGCCGCCGAGATCTACCGGCAGTCGTTCGCGACGATCCGCGACGAGGCGGATCTGGCGCGGTTCCCCGACGACGTGGCCCGGGTGGTGGTCCGGCTGATCCACACCTGCGGTCAGGTCGACGTGGCCGACCACGTGGCGTTCAGCGACGACGTCGTCTCCCGTGCGCAGGCCGCGCTGGCCGCGGGCGCGCCGGTGCTGTGCGATTCGTCGATGGTGGCCGCCGGGATCACCCGGTCGCGGCTGCCCGCCGACAACGAGGTGGTGTCCCTGGTCGCCGACCCGCGCGCCCCCGAACTCGCGGCGCGGCTGGGGTTCACCCGCTCCGCGGCGGCGGTCGACCTGTGGGCCGACCGGCTGGGCGGAGCGGTGCTCGCTATCGGGAACGCGCCGACGGCCCTGTTCCGGTTGCTCGAGTTGATCGACCAGGGTGCGCCGGTTCCGGCGGCGGTACTGGGCGGGCCGGTCGGATTCGTCGGCTCCGCGCAGTCGAAGGACGAACTCATCGCGCGGCCCCGCGGGATGGCGTACCTGGTGGTGACCGGCCGGCGGGGCGGCAGCGCGATGGCGGCCGCCGCGGTCAATGCGATTGCGAGTGAGCGCGAATGA
- a CDS encoding precorrin-2 C(20)-methyltransferase, translating to MKTRGTLYGVGLGPGDPELVTVKAARVIGQADVVAYHSARHGRSIARRIAEPYLRDGQIEEHLVYPVTTEVTDHPGGYAGAMEDFYREAAERIAAHLDAGRDVALLAEGDPLFYSSYMHMHTRLTERFTAEIVPGVTSVSAASAAIATPLVQGEGVLTILPGTLPADELERRLADTDAAVVLKLGRSYPAVRAALAATGRLDEAFYVERASTPDQRTLSAADVDGDDKVPYFSLAMIPGGGRRRAVTGSVTVVGLGPGAAEWMTPQSRRELAAATDLIGYGPYLDRVGLRDGQQRHPSDNTDEPARARLACTLAEQGRAVAVVSSGDPGVFAMATAVLEEAKQWPGVEVRVIPAMTAAQAVASRVGAPLGHDYAVISLSDRLKPWEIIEARLTAAAQADLVLAIYNPASKTRTWQVGAMRDLLLAHRDPGTPVVIGRDVAGQREHVKVVRLADLDPADVDMRCLLIVGSSQTQWYSDDAGDRVFTPRYYPG from the coding sequence ATGAAGACGCGCGGCACGCTGTACGGAGTCGGGCTGGGACCCGGCGACCCCGAACTCGTCACCGTCAAGGCGGCCCGGGTGATCGGGCAGGCCGACGTCGTGGCGTACCACAGTGCACGGCACGGCCGCAGCATCGCGCGCCGCATCGCCGAGCCCTATCTGCGCGACGGTCAGATCGAGGAGCACCTGGTCTATCCGGTGACCACCGAGGTGACCGACCATCCCGGCGGTTACGCCGGTGCGATGGAGGACTTCTACCGCGAAGCCGCCGAGCGGATCGCCGCGCATCTGGACGCCGGCCGTGACGTGGCGTTGCTCGCCGAGGGCGATCCGCTGTTCTACAGCTCCTACATGCACATGCACACCCGGCTCACCGAGCGGTTCACCGCCGAGATCGTGCCGGGCGTGACGTCGGTGAGTGCGGCGTCGGCGGCCATCGCCACACCGCTGGTCCAGGGCGAAGGGGTGCTCACGATCCTGCCGGGCACCCTGCCCGCCGACGAACTCGAGCGGCGACTGGCCGACACCGACGCCGCGGTCGTGCTCAAGCTGGGCCGCTCGTATCCGGCGGTGCGGGCCGCGCTCGCCGCGACCGGCCGGCTCGACGAGGCCTTCTACGTCGAACGCGCCAGTACCCCCGATCAGCGGACCCTGTCCGCCGCCGACGTCGACGGCGACGACAAGGTGCCGTACTTCTCGTTGGCGATGATCCCCGGTGGCGGGCGCCGGCGCGCGGTGACCGGCAGCGTCACCGTCGTCGGGCTGGGCCCCGGCGCGGCGGAGTGGATGACCCCGCAGAGCCGCCGTGAACTCGCCGCGGCCACGGATCTGATCGGCTACGGCCCCTACCTCGACCGCGTCGGCCTGCGGGACGGTCAGCAGCGCCATCCCAGCGACAACACCGACGAACCGGCCCGCGCCCGGCTGGCATGCACGCTCGCCGAACAGGGGCGCGCCGTGGCGGTGGTGTCCTCCGGCGATCCCGGCGTGTTCGCGATGGCGACCGCCGTCCTCGAGGAGGCCAAGCAGTGGCCGGGTGTCGAGGTGCGGGTGATCCCGGCGATGACGGCGGCCCAGGCCGTCGCCAGCCGCGTCGGCGCCCCGCTGGGCCACGACTATGCGGTGATCTCGCTGTCCGACCGGCTCAAACCGTGGGAGATCATCGAAGCCCGGCTGACCGCGGCCGCGCAGGCCGATCTGGTGCTGGCGATCTACAACCCGGCGTCGAAGACCCGCACCTGGCAGGTCGGCGCGATGCGCGACCTGCTGCTGGCCCACCGCGATCCCGGCACGCCGGTGGTGATCGGCCGCGACGTCGCGGGACAGCGGGAGCACGTCAAGGTGGTGCGGTTGGCCGATCTGGACCCCGCCGACGTCGACATGCGGTGTCTGCTGATCGTCGGATCGTCGCAGACCCAGTGGTACAGCGACGATGCGGGCGATCGGGTCTTCACGCCGCGTTACTACCCGGGGTGA
- a CDS encoding cobalt-precorrin-6A reductase — protein MRILLLGGTGEARALAAALHPDVEVISSLAGRVPDPALPVGQVRIGGFGGVDGLRRWLTDTPVDAVVDATHPFAATITATAAAVCADLGLPHLLLARPAWSAGDAILVSSDREAATTVAAKGFSRIFLTTGRTGVDAFRDSDAWFLIRAVTPPDAEVLPRHHELLLSRGPYRYDDELAALRTHRIEALVTKNSGGDMTRPKLDAAATLGIPVVMVDRPPVPPGVRTVGTVPEAVAWVRSLAR, from the coding sequence ATGCGGATCCTGCTGCTGGGCGGGACGGGGGAGGCGCGTGCGCTCGCAGCGGCCCTGCACCCCGACGTCGAGGTGATCAGCTCCCTGGCGGGCCGGGTCCCCGATCCGGCGCTGCCGGTGGGCCAGGTGCGCATCGGCGGGTTCGGCGGCGTCGACGGTCTGCGTCGGTGGCTGACCGACACCCCGGTCGACGCGGTCGTCGACGCGACGCATCCGTTCGCGGCGACCATCACCGCGACCGCCGCCGCCGTCTGCGCGGACCTGGGGTTGCCCCACCTGCTGCTGGCCCGGCCCGCGTGGTCCGCGGGCGACGCGATTTTGGTGAGCTCCGACCGGGAGGCCGCGACGACCGTTGCGGCGAAGGGTTTCTCGAGGATCTTCCTGACCACCGGGCGCACCGGCGTCGACGCCTTCCGCGACAGCGACGCCTGGTTCCTCATCCGAGCGGTCACCCCACCCGACGCCGAGGTCCTACCGCGCCACCACGAACTGCTGCTCTCGCGCGGCCCGTACCGCTACGACGACGAACTCGCCGCGCTGCGGACCCATCGCATCGAGGCGCTGGTGACCAAGAACAGCGGCGGGGACATGACCCGGCCGAAACTGGATGCGGCCGCGACGCTGGGCATACCCGTCGTCATGGTCGACCGGCCACCGGTTCCGCCGGGAGTCCGCACGGTGGGGACGGTGCCGGAGGCGGTGGCGTGGGTCAGGTCGCTGGCGCGATGA